One uncultured Fibrobacter sp. genomic region harbors:
- a CDS encoding peptidylprolyl isomerase — MEMIQDKLKVSIAYSLKERTGKILEEVPASYPFVYIHGFNNIIPGLEDALEGRHLNESFTVDIPFEQGYGPYRPDLVMEVPKDELREVGEIWLGMELEMYMDEDVREFQLPETADEFVDGLNLDDDDESDGIYTIKEIKKDTVVVDGNHPFAGKDLTFDVTVVAIEQPSFTELESGYPDREEDFDHFDDGFDGADGEDFDDNNHNRRWR; from the coding sequence ATGGAAATGATTCAAGACAAGCTGAAGGTCAGCATTGCCTATTCCTTGAAGGAACGCACCGGAAAGATTCTCGAAGAAGTACCCGCGAGCTACCCGTTCGTGTACATTCACGGGTTCAACAATATTATTCCGGGGCTTGAAGACGCGCTAGAAGGCCGTCACTTGAATGAAAGTTTTACTGTCGATATTCCGTTTGAACAGGGCTACGGCCCCTACCGCCCCGATTTGGTCATGGAAGTTCCGAAGGACGAACTCCGCGAAGTGGGCGAAATTTGGCTCGGCATGGAGCTCGAAATGTATATGGACGAAGACGTGCGCGAATTCCAGCTGCCCGAAACGGCGGACGAGTTCGTGGACGGGCTGAACCTGGACGATGACGACGAATCCGACGGCATTTACACGATTAAGGAAATTAAGAAGGACACCGTGGTCGTGGACGGGAACCACCCCTTTGCAGGAAAGGACCTGACTTTCGACGTGACGGTGGTCGCCATCGAGCAGCCGAGTTTTACCGAGCTCGAAAGCGGCTACCCCGACCGCGAAGAAGATTTTGACCATTTTGACGACGGCTTTGACGGGGCCGACGGCGAAGATTTTGACGACAACAACCACAACAGGAGATGGCGCTAA
- a CDS encoding fibrobacter succinogenes major paralogous domain-containing protein produces the protein MKIFIALALSIFLTQLVACGGDSGSSSPNNIVPESDLVSETYDDLLVCSGLCEGGEWNVDAEKDAESADASAEVSGSFGGPAPIESSSSNEKTQSSESKDWSSGGDALSSVEESRSSSSVTPKSSSSDTRVSSSSFSAKSSSSNEPESAEASSSSVKIEMYSSSEKFVDSSGSEKVEESSSSLQNTSPDSSYFNAEKNTLTDFRNGQIYKTATIGNQIWMAENLNYEVDGQSYCYNNSADSCAKYGRLYTWAAAVGKSEEECGNGKTCGLSGKVRGVCPEGWYLPSDSEWSSLYSAMGRSPYAMQAKGFANWPDATDAYGFSALPTGHYIDGKYDRGFFGVGYYAYFWGSTEGDSSSAYRWNIRANGTTFYEYHYDVKYAGFSVRCLKDEETP, from the coding sequence ATGAAAATTTTTATCGCTTTAGCTTTGTCTATTTTTCTGACTCAGCTTGTCGCTTGTGGTGGTGATAGCGGTTCTAGCAGTCCGAACAATATAGTACCCGAATCGGATCTTGTTTCCGAAACCTATGACGACTTGCTGGTTTGTTCTGGCCTGTGCGAAGGTGGCGAATGGAATGTCGATGCTGAAAAGGACGCTGAGTCGGCTGATGCGTCTGCCGAAGTGTCCGGCAGTTTCGGGGGGCCTGCGCCTATCGAGAGTTCATCAAGCAATGAAAAAACACAATCTTCCGAAAGCAAAGATTGGTCTTCAGGCGGAGATGCTTTGAGTAGTGTAGAAGAATCCCGTAGTTCTTCTAGTGTCACACCGAAGTCTAGCTCTAGTGATACAAGAGTGTCAAGCAGCAGCTTTTCTGCGAAATCAAGCAGTTCTAATGAGCCTGAGTCTGCTGAAGCGTCTTCAAGCTCTGTCAAAATCGAGATGTACTCCAGTTCCGAAAAGTTTGTAGATTCCAGCGGCAGTGAAAAGGTTGAAGAAAGTTCTTCTTCATTACAGAATACATCTCCCGATTCAAGTTATTTCAATGCAGAAAAAAATACGCTTACAGATTTTCGCAATGGGCAAATTTATAAAACGGCTACAATTGGTAATCAAATATGGATGGCGGAGAACCTAAATTACGAAGTGGATGGCCAAAGCTACTGCTACAACAACTCCGCCGACAGTTGCGCGAAGTACGGCAGGCTTTACACCTGGGCCGCCGCGGTGGGCAAGTCCGAAGAGGAATGCGGCAACGGCAAGACATGCGGACTTTCCGGCAAGGTCCGCGGCGTGTGCCCCGAAGGCTGGTACCTGCCCAGCGACAGCGAATGGAGTTCGCTCTATTCCGCCATGGGTCGTTCCCCCTATGCGATGCAGGCGAAGGGCTTTGCGAACTGGCCCGATGCGACCGACGCCTACGGGTTTTCCGCGCTCCCAACTGGCCACTACATCGATGGCAAGTATGATAGAGGCTTCTTCGGTGTAGGCTATTACGCCTACTTTTGGGGCTCCACTGAGGGCGATAGCAGTAGCGCCTACCGCTGGAACATAC